AAATTAGTAATCGCAGGCAGAGAGTTTAACTCACGCCTCTTCTTGGGCACAGGAAAGTTTAACAACAATGCCCTCATGGCTGAAGCCATCAAAGCATCAGAAACAGAAATGGTTACTGTTGCTATGAAACGTATCGAACTCGAAGACAAGCAGGACGACCTGCTCTCTCATATCGTGCAGAACCCAAATATCCAGCTCCTTCCTAACACCAGTGGCGTGCGCAACGCCGAGGAGGCTGTATTCGCAGCACAGATGGCTCGCGAGGCTTTCGGAACCAACTGGCTCAAGCTCGAAATCCACCCAGACCCTCGCTATCTTCTTCCAGACTCTATCGAGACGCTGAAGGCTACCGAGAAACTGGTAAAGCTCGGTTTCGTGGTATTGCCATATTGCCAGGCAGACCCTACCCTCTGCAAGCACCTCGAAGAGGCTGGTGCTGCTACCGTGATGCCACTCGCTGCACCTATCGGTACCAACAAGGGATTGAGAATGAAGGACTTCCTGCAGATCATCATCGAGCAGGCTACTGTTCCTGTGGTAGTAGATGCAGGTATCGGTGCACCTAGCCACGCAGCCGAAGCCATGGAGATGGGTGCCAGCGC
This Segatella copri DSM 18205 DNA region includes the following protein-coding sequences:
- a CDS encoding thiazole synthase → MEKLVIAGREFNSRLFLGTGKFNNNALMAEAIKASETEMVTVAMKRIELEDKQDDLLSHIVQNPNIQLLPNTSGVRNAEEAVFAAQMAREAFGTNWLKLEIHPDPRYLLPDSIETLKATEKLVKLGFVVLPYCQADPTLCKHLEEAGAATVMPLAAPIGTNKGLRMKDFLQIIIEQATVPVVVDAGIGAPSHAAEAMEMGASACLVNTAIAVAGDPVEMAKAFKEAVVCGRRAYEAGLGAISDCAEASSPLTAFLNE